A window from Armatimonadota bacterium encodes these proteins:
- a CDS encoding acyl-CoA dehydrogenase family protein: MDFQLTEEHKLVQESMRSFVEREVAPNIREWDRNGAPRSVFNKLAETGALGICFPRQYGGQGMDYISLGLTCEELEYGDTFLRVAMSVHVGLSGMSIFSWGTEEQKQRFLRPQATGERLGAFCLTEPNAGSDVVGLQSTAKKDGESYILNGEKIWISLSDYADQFLVVAWTDLEKKAKRDHSGMTAFIVERTMPGIKTYAIHGKLGVRAGNTGGVVFDNVRVPAENRLGEEGEGFKIAMFSLDNGRYTVASGSAGLIRACLEASVKYAQERKTAGVPISQHQLIKQKVAHMEADYQISRLLYLRAGWMKNVGQRNTKETSLAKWYSTDAANRAANQAVQLFGAYGFADEYPVERFYRNSKGAQIYEGTSDIHTLMQADYLFGNRQDKPSRVNLPTWPFDG; this comes from the coding sequence ATGGATTTTCAACTTACGGAAGAGCATAAACTGGTCCAGGAGAGCATGCGCAGCTTCGTCGAGCGCGAAGTGGCGCCGAACATAAGAGAATGGGATCGCAACGGCGCCCCCAGGTCGGTCTTTAACAAGTTGGCCGAAACCGGAGCGCTCGGCATCTGTTTTCCGCGCCAATATGGCGGCCAAGGCATGGACTACATCAGCCTCGGCCTAACCTGCGAAGAGTTAGAATACGGCGACACCTTTCTGCGCGTCGCCATGTCGGTGCACGTCGGTCTGTCCGGCATGTCCATCTTCTCTTGGGGAACGGAGGAGCAAAAACAGCGCTTCCTTCGCCCGCAGGCCACCGGCGAGCGGCTGGGCGCGTTTTGCCTGACCGAGCCCAACGCCGGCAGCGACGTGGTCGGCCTGCAAAGCACGGCCAAAAAGGACGGCGAATCGTACATCCTGAACGGCGAAAAAATCTGGATATCCCTGTCCGACTACGCCGACCAGTTCCTCGTCGTCGCCTGGACCGATCTGGAAAAGAAGGCCAAGCGCGACCACTCCGGCATGACCGCCTTTATCGTCGAGCGAACGATGCCAGGCATCAAGACCTACGCCATCCACGGCAAATTAGGCGTCCGGGCGGGCAATACGGGCGGCGTCGTCTTCGACAACGTCCGCGTGCCGGCAGAGAACCGATTGGGCGAGGAGGGCGAGGGCTTCAAGATCGCCATGTTCAGCCTGGACAACGGTCGATACACGGTCGCCTCCGGCTCCGCAGGTCTAATCAGGGCCTGCCTGGAAGCCTCGGTCAAATACGCCCAAGAGCGCAAGACGGCGGGCGTCCCCATCTCGCAGCATCAGCTGATCAAGCAGAAGGTCGCACACATGGAGGCCGACTATCAAATCAGCCGACTGCTCTATCTGAGAGCGGGATGGATGAAGAACGTCGGACAGCGCAACACCAAGGAGACCTCGCTGGCCAAATGGTATTCGACCGACGCCGCCAACCGAGCTGCCAACCAGGCCGTCCAACTGTTCGGCGCGTATGGCTTTGCGGACGAATACCCGGTCGAGCGCTTCTATCGCAACAGCAAGGGCGCCCAAATCTACGAGGGCACGTCCGACATCCATACGCTGATGCA